A window of Kineococcus sp. NBC_00420 genomic DNA:
GAGAAGGGTTCCGGCCGCCGCTCGGGGTGGCTCTCGAACATCCACCTCGGTGCCCGCGACCCGGAGACCGGCGGTTTCGTCATGCTGGGCAAGACGTTCAAGGGCATGACCGACGAGATGCTCAGCTGGCAGACCGCCCGGTTCCGGGAACTGCAGACGGACGACCAGGGGTACGTCGTGACCGTCCGCCCCGAGCAGGTCGTCGAGATCGCCTTCGACGGCCTGCAGCGCTCGACGCGCTACCCCGGCGGGGTGGCCCTGCGCTTCGCTCGGGTGGTCCGCTACCGCGACGACAAGACGGCGGACGAGGCCGACACCCTGGAGACGGTCCTGAAGCTCGCGCGCTGACCGGCGAGGAGGTGGTCCGATCAGTTCGAGGGTTGACGGTCAGGGCTCTAACAGTTAGCGTTCTGACCATGGACGCACCCGAGCTCACCAGCACCCTCGACCTGGTCCGCTGGATCGGGTGGGCTCAGCGCAAGGCGGGCGAGGACTGGATCCGCTCCCGCGAGGTCAGCCGCGAACAGGCCTTCGTGCTCGGCTACCTCACCCAGAACCCCGGGGCGATCCAGCGCGACCTCGCGGAGATCACCCGGACCAGTGCCGCGAGCGTCTCGAGCCTGCTCAAGGGACTCGAGGCCCGCGGTCTCGTCGAGCGACGCACGGCGCCCGGCGACGAACGCAGCAAGCG
This region includes:
- a CDS encoding MarR family winged helix-turn-helix transcriptional regulator, with the translated sequence MDAPELTSTLDLVRWIGWAQRKAGEDWIRSREVSREQAFVLGYLTQNPGAIQRDLAEITRTSAASVSSLLKGLEARGLVERRTAPGDERSKRAFVTPAGSEVIAGFDTAMAAADETILAPLDPAERDALHALLAKITADLERPSR